CACGCTGGTCGCCGTCACCAAGACGCATGGCCCCGCGATCGTGCGTCTGGCGCAGGCGGCGGGCATTACCGACTGCGGCGAGAACCGCGTGCAGGAGGCCGAACAAAAGATCGCCGCGCTGCGCGATCTGCCACTGCGCTGGCACCTGATCGGCCATCTGCAGCGCAACAAGGCCCGCCGCGCTGTAGCACTCTTCGACCTGATCCATTCTGTCGATAGTCTGCGCCTGGCGCAGACGCTGGATCGGCTGGTCGCCGAGCAGGCGCCGCCGCGACGTCTGCCGGTGCTGCTGCAGATCAACGTGTCGGGCGAGGCCAGCAAGGAAGGCTTCGACCTGCCGGGCGGGCTGGACAACCGTCAGGCGTTGCCGGCGTTCTACGCAACGATCGCACAGATCGTCGCGCTGCCGCACCTGGAGCTGCGCGGCCTGATGACGATCGCGCCCTACAGCAATGATCCGGAGACAACGCGGCCCGTCTTCCGCGCGCTGCGCCTGCTGCGTGATGATTTGGCGCGGCGCTTCCCCCAGGCCGGCTGGAATCAGCTCTCCATGGGCATGACCAACGACTTCGAGGTCGCCATCGAGGAGGGCGCGACGATCGTGCGCATCGGGCGTGCCCTGTTTGGCGAAC
This is a stretch of genomic DNA from Kallotenue papyrolyticum. It encodes these proteins:
- a CDS encoding YggS family pyridoxal phosphate-dependent enzyme, whose protein sequence is MQREQQIADNLARVRERIAAAARRSGRASEAITLVAVTKTHGPAIVRLAQAAGITDCGENRVQEAEQKIAALRDLPLRWHLIGHLQRNKARRAVALFDLIHSVDSLRLAQTLDRLVAEQAPPRRLPVLLQINVSGEASKEGFDLPGGLDNRQALPAFYATIAQIVALPHLELRGLMTIAPYSNDPETTRPVFRALRLLRDDLARRFPQAGWNQLSMGMTNDFEVAIEEGATIVRIGRALFGERIA